In a genomic window of Candidatus Aegiribacteria sp.:
- a CDS encoding T9SS type A sorting domain-containing protein, whose translation MYSMKRACYLLILTFVLAGTSSAQWQSTADLPYARWCTACCAHNGYVYTIGGEQTGIAHNNVWYSEILGDGSLTHPWLSTTNLPGARMYHGCFIYNNYLFVLGGWGSGNYRDDVWSAEIHADGSIGSWTSTTDLPSPRTGYSMAVCNGYVYVFNGSGVIFAQINDDGTVGEWESTTNIPASRDGSRCFSYNNYLYISGGHSSSLTYYNNVWFAQSELNGTIDSWTSTTSLPAVSAYHGCCVEDGSVYITGGQCLTSYYSTASTAGIQTSGPLDSWVSFPNIPEVRSGHGYCSYDGYLYIIGGTNWSGNLKSVRYAHILSVGISSGEYQVSSGTQVPQISPNPFHSSTQINYSLSEPAHVSIRIYDCSGRMISSLADGDLGNGEHSVFWHCRDDNGNVVPPGVYYYSLSIDSSVFTGRMVNLE comes from the coding sequence ATGTATTCCATGAAAAGAGCTTGTTACTTGCTAATACTGACATTTGTGTTAGCAGGGACATCCTCCGCTCAGTGGCAATCAACTGCTGATCTGCCTTACGCAAGGTGGTGTACAGCATGCTGTGCACACAACGGATACGTATATACTATCGGTGGAGAGCAAACCGGTATTGCTCACAATAATGTATGGTATTCTGAAATACTTGGCGATGGATCACTGACACATCCATGGTTGTCTACAACAAATCTGCCCGGCGCTCGTATGTATCACGGCTGTTTCATTTACAATAACTACCTTTTTGTCCTTGGCGGATGGGGAAGCGGCAATTACAGGGACGATGTCTGGTCTGCCGAAATACATGCGGATGGCTCGATTGGATCCTGGACTTCAACAACCGATTTACCTTCACCCCGAACCGGTTACAGTATGGCCGTCTGTAATGGATATGTATATGTATTCAATGGTTCCGGAGTCATATTTGCCCAGATAAATGACGATGGAACGGTTGGAGAGTGGGAATCAACCACGAATATACCAGCTTCACGCGATGGATCCCGGTGCTTTTCATACAACAATTATCTGTATATATCAGGCGGTCACAGCAGTTCGCTCACATACTACAACAATGTCTGGTTCGCGCAATCAGAACTTAATGGGACAATAGACTCCTGGACATCTACAACTTCGCTGCCTGCGGTATCCGCATACCATGGCTGCTGTGTAGAAGATGGAAGTGTATATATTACCGGCGGACAGTGTTTAACCTCTTACTACAGCACAGCAAGTACTGCCGGCATACAAACATCCGGACCACTGGATTCATGGGTGTCATTTCCAAACATACCTGAGGTGCGTTCAGGGCATGGATATTGTTCTTATGACGGTTATCTATACATTATCGGCGGCACGAACTGGAGCGGCAATCTGAAGTCGGTGCGCTATGCACACATTTTATCTGTGGGTATTTCATCCGGGGAATATCAGGTATCATCAGGAACACAGGTTCCTCAGATATCGCCAAATCCGTTTCATAGCTCGACTCAGATCAACTATTCCCTTTCAGAACCCGCACATGTCAGTATCCGTATCTATGACTGTTCCGGAAGGATGATAAGCAGTCTTGCTGATGGAGATCTGGGTAACGGTGAACACAGTGTCTTCTGGCATTGCAGAGATGACAACGGAAATGTTGTTCCCCCAGGGGTTTACTACTACAGTCTGAGTATCGATTCCAGCGTGTTTACTGGCAGAATGGTGAATCTGGAATAG